The following are from one region of the Nostoc cf. commune SO-36 genome:
- a CDS encoding heterocyst differentiation related protein yields MSESMAFIGGVAVAGLAALVLLKGTNTPLQPNFAVAPQMPGAVVAPGIQPQMYPYNPYGQPMYPSQPPTAPSTDQRLEMEKLNTQMQLERLKNDNEQLKLQNQQLQGQVQNFNTQQQWQLAQQNNQQKTAAFQPQNPSWWSSPMLWAVGGATLTIGGGVVVAGVLALFSPRQRPARTVQVIHPYQGNTPPLVPVRRAEFLPASRMEARRVEAPEYDEMH; encoded by the coding sequence ATGAGTGAGAGTATGGCGTTTATCGGCGGGGTCGCCGTAGCTGGGCTGGCGGCTCTCGTATTGCTCAAAGGAACAAATACCCCCCTACAACCTAACTTTGCCGTTGCTCCGCAAATGCCAGGGGCTGTAGTAGCGCCAGGAATACAGCCACAAATGTATCCTTATAACCCTTATGGGCAACCAATGTATCCCAGTCAGCCACCGACTGCTCCCAGTACTGACCAGCGTCTGGAGATGGAAAAGCTGAACACGCAGATGCAGCTAGAGCGTTTAAAAAACGACAATGAACAGCTAAAGTTGCAAAATCAACAACTCCAAGGCCAAGTCCAAAATTTCAATACTCAGCAGCAGTGGCAATTAGCCCAGCAAAATAACCAACAAAAAACAGCAGCATTCCAACCGCAAAATCCTTCTTGGTGGTCTTCACCTATGCTTTGGGCTGTGGGTGGCGCAACTCTGACTATTGGTGGTGGTGTTGTCGTTGCTGGGGTATTGGCTTTATTCTCACCCCGCCAGCGTCCAGCCCGTACTGTACAAGTGATTCACCCCTACCAAGGAAATACGCCGCCCTTGGTTCCAGTCCGTCGGGCTGAGTTTCTGCCTGCTTCTCGGATGGAAGCAAGACGAGTTGAAGCGCCAGAATACGACGAAATGCACTAA
- the trpA gene encoding tryptophan synthase subunit alpha has translation MTAISDCFETLGRNGECALIPFITAGDPDLETTAKALQILDRNGADIIELGIPYSDPLADGPVIQAAATRALEKGTKLEQVLEMLQGITPKLRSPIVLFTYYNPILHRGIDKFLSAIAAAGVAGLVIPDLPLEEAASLLQAASEKGIDVILLIAPTSSAERIESIARSSQGFIYLVSVTGVTGVRSQLEIRVSDLLKQIRGVTEKPIGVGFGISEAAQACQVKEWGADAVIVGSAFVKRLAQGTPEQGLNAIAEFCQSLKQPSRPTTPAEILLLIRQGKSRLKSITV, from the coding sequence ATGACTGCAATTTCTGATTGTTTTGAAACTCTTGGGCGCAATGGTGAGTGCGCTCTAATTCCGTTTATCACTGCTGGCGATCCTGATTTAGAAACAACAGCGAAAGCCTTGCAGATTCTAGATCGTAATGGAGCCGACATTATAGAACTGGGCATACCTTACTCCGATCCTCTGGCTGATGGGCCAGTGATTCAAGCTGCTGCTACCCGCGCTTTGGAAAAAGGTACGAAATTAGAGCAGGTGTTAGAAATGCTGCAAGGGATTACTCCCAAATTGCGATCGCCTATTGTTTTATTTACGTACTACAACCCAATTTTGCACCGGGGAATTGACAAATTTCTCTCTGCAATTGCTGCTGCTGGGGTTGCCGGGCTGGTAATACCAGATTTACCCTTAGAGGAAGCAGCAAGCTTGCTCCAAGCAGCTAGTGAAAAGGGAATTGATGTAATCTTGTTGATCGCTCCTACTAGTTCTGCTGAAAGGATAGAGTCCATTGCTCGTTCTTCCCAAGGATTTATTTATTTAGTCAGCGTCACAGGGGTTACAGGAGTGCGATCGCAACTCGAAATCCGAGTGTCAGATTTACTCAAACAAATTCGTGGTGTTACTGAGAAACCCATCGGTGTAGGTTTTGGGATTTCTGAAGCCGCACAAGCCTGTCAGGTAAAGGAATGGGGCGCAGATGCGGTGATCGTTGGCAGCGCTTTTGTGAAACGGTTAGCCCAAGGTACACCAGAGCAGGGACTAAATGCGATCGCAGAATTTTGTCAAAGTCTCAAGCAGCCATCAAGACCAACAACACCAGCAGAAATACTCCTCTTGATTAGACAGGGAAAAAGTAGATTAAAAAGTATAACAGTGTAG
- the ndhL gene encoding NAD(P)H-quinone oxidoreductase subunit L, with amino-acid sequence MIVALLYLVLAGAYLLVIPLAVLLYLKLRWYVASSIERVFMYFLVFFFFPGLLVLSPFLNFRPQRRQIQV; translated from the coding sequence ATGATTGTCGCCCTGTTGTATCTGGTTTTAGCTGGAGCTTACCTTCTAGTAATCCCCCTTGCTGTTTTGCTGTACCTGAAGCTGCGTTGGTATGTAGCTAGCTCCATCGAGCGTGTCTTTATGTACTTCTTGGTGTTTTTCTTCTTTCCAGGTTTGTTGGTTCTATCGCCGTTTCTAAATTTTCGACCCCAACGGCGACAAATTCAAGTTTAA
- a CDS encoding lysylphosphatidylglycerol synthase domain-containing protein, whose translation MKQFLRWIILGGTLFFLAKALKDNWIGVTAIRIDGVGWAIIAIATGVTLLAHTWAGWIWTWILQDLNQPVSSPQFIQVYLKTNIAKYLPGNIWHYYGRIVAAKNANVSAGAATLSVLLEPLLMLTAALIMIVLCSSQFAPANSTFVLKILQLLSLAVVLCAIHPWFLNPMIRFLHKLKAKKSAVTTEPTVPFSLKSYPLRPLLGELGFMGLRATGFILTMFALGSLNVNQIPLLLGAFSCAWLLGLVIPGAPGGLGVFEATAYELLRHHFPSALVFSAIALYRLISILAETAGATLAWLDERLAKS comes from the coding sequence ATGAAGCAATTTTTACGTTGGATAATTTTGGGCGGAACGCTGTTTTTTTTAGCGAAAGCTTTGAAAGATAATTGGATTGGAGTAACTGCTATCCGCATTGATGGGGTAGGATGGGCAATTATAGCGATCGCTACAGGTGTCACTTTACTAGCACATACTTGGGCAGGCTGGATCTGGACTTGGATTTTGCAAGACTTAAATCAACCTGTATCGTCTCCCCAGTTCATCCAGGTTTATCTAAAAACGAACATAGCTAAGTATTTACCAGGTAATATCTGGCATTACTACGGGCGAATTGTCGCTGCAAAAAATGCCAATGTTTCTGCTGGTGCAGCCACCTTAAGCGTTTTGTTAGAACCGCTACTCATGCTAACGGCTGCTTTAATCATGATTGTCTTATGCAGTAGCCAATTTGCGCCAGCTAATAGTACTTTTGTTCTAAAAATACTACAATTACTGAGTTTAGCTGTAGTTCTTTGTGCGATTCATCCTTGGTTTTTAAACCCAATGATTCGCTTTTTGCACAAATTGAAAGCAAAAAAGTCTGCTGTTACAACTGAACCAACTGTTCCCTTCAGTCTTAAAAGCTATCCCTTACGGCCTTTGTTAGGAGAATTGGGCTTTATGGGATTACGCGCCACTGGGTTTATATTAACTATGTTCGCCTTGGGTTCGTTGAATGTAAATCAAATTCCTTTGTTATTAGGGGCTTTTAGCTGCGCTTGGTTGTTGGGGCTTGTGATTCCGGGTGCGCCTGGTGGGTTAGGTGTGTTTGAAGCGACTGCGTATGAACTTTTACGACACCACTTTCCATCTGCCCTAGTATTTAGTGCGATCGCTCTATATCGCCTCATTAGTATTCTAGCTGAAACTGCGGGTGCTACCCTGGCTTGGTTAGATGAACGCCTTGCCAAATCATAA
- a CDS encoding DUF6658 family protein, which translates to MEKASGFLQDKADEAAARPELQKNPAVGR; encoded by the coding sequence ATTGAAAAAGCTTCCGGCTTTTTGCAAGATAAGGCAGATGAAGCTGCTGCTAGACCTGAATTACAAAAAAATCCAGCAGTAGGCAGATAA
- a CDS encoding S-methyl-5'-thioadenosine phosphorylase, with protein sequence MAQASIGIIGGSGLYKMDALKDVEEVRVETPFGSPSDALILGTLDSTRVAFLARHGRNHTLLPSELPFRANIYAMKQLGVKYLISASAVGSLKEEAKPLDMVVPDQFIDRTKNRISTFFGEGIVAHIAFGDPICKNLAFVLADAIASLNLPEVTLHRGGTYVCMEGPAFSTKAESNLYRSWDATIIGMTNLPEAKLAREAEIAYATLALVTDYDCWHPDHDSVTVELVIGNLLRNAANAQKVIQETVRRLSENPPPSEAHSALQYAILTQLDKAPTATKEKLGLLLQKYL encoded by the coding sequence ATGGCTCAAGCTAGTATCGGGATTATTGGTGGTAGCGGTCTGTACAAAATGGACGCGCTCAAAGATGTCGAAGAGGTGCGAGTCGAAACTCCTTTTGGTTCACCATCTGATGCTTTGATCCTAGGGACATTGGATAGTACACGGGTAGCTTTCTTGGCGCGTCATGGTCGCAACCACACCCTTTTACCTTCTGAGTTACCGTTTCGCGCTAATATCTATGCGATGAAACAATTGGGTGTGAAGTATTTAATCTCAGCCAGTGCTGTGGGTTCCTTGAAGGAAGAGGCGAAACCACTCGATATGGTAGTGCCAGATCAGTTTATTGATAGGACAAAAAATCGGATTTCAACGTTTTTCGGTGAGGGAATTGTTGCTCACATTGCCTTTGGCGATCCGATTTGTAAAAATTTAGCTTTTGTGTTGGCAGATGCGATCGCATCTCTCAATTTACCAGAAGTTACTCTCCATCGCGGCGGTACTTATGTATGCATGGAAGGCCCAGCTTTTTCCACGAAGGCAGAATCAAATCTTTACCGCAGTTGGGATGCAACAATCATTGGCATGACGAATTTACCAGAGGCTAAATTGGCAAGGGAAGCGGAAATTGCTTATGCAACCTTAGCGTTGGTGACAGATTATGATTGTTGGCATCCAGATCACGACAGTGTGACTGTAGAATTAGTAATTGGCAACTTGCTGCGGAATGCTGCGAATGCTCAAAAGGTGATTCAAGAAACTGTACGGCGGTTGAGTGAAAATCCACCACCGAGTGAGGCGCATTCGGCGTTGCAATATGCGATTTTGACTCAGTTGGATAAAGCACCAACGGCGACGAAGGAAAAATTAGGGTTATTATTGCAGAAATATTTGTAG
- a CDS encoding metallophosphoesterase family protein — protein MTLNFRFAVVSDLHVALPHTIWDHPSRFHLVEVSISAFKSVLEHLTQLDLDFLLLPGDLTQHGEPENHAWLQQFLAQLPFPVYVVPGNHDVPVLLADQQSIAFADFPYYYTKFGYEDPRQIYYIRQLLPGVKLIGLNSNSFNEHGEQVGCLDAKQLQWLEEMLAASGDELILVMVHHNVVEHLPNQSNHPLANRYMLANSQELLQLLRRYGVKLVFTGHLHVQDIAYSQGVYDITTGSLVSYPHPYRVLEFHRDNQGKEWLEILSHRVESVPEFPDLQQSSRQWMGDRSFPFLIKLLTHSPLNLPLSQAKKLAPSLRDFWATIADGDAVLDYPHFPLEVRRYIETYSASQPNPGMTITGNLTMIDNNTTLLLNKS, from the coding sequence ATGACTCTCAATTTTCGCTTTGCGGTAGTCAGCGACTTACACGTTGCACTTCCCCACACCATCTGGGATCATCCCAGCCGATTTCATCTGGTGGAAGTAAGTATTTCGGCATTTAAAAGTGTACTAGAACATTTAACACAACTTGATTTAGATTTCTTGTTGTTACCAGGAGATTTAACCCAGCACGGTGAACCAGAAAACCATGCTTGGTTGCAACAATTTTTAGCCCAGCTACCTTTCCCCGTCTATGTTGTTCCTGGTAATCATGACGTTCCTGTGCTGTTGGCTGATCAGCAATCAATTGCTTTTGCTGATTTTCCCTACTATTACACGAAATTTGGTTATGAAGATCCACGGCAGATTTACTACATTCGTCAGTTATTGCCTGGAGTTAAGCTGATTGGGCTGAATTCTAACTCTTTTAATGAGCATGGTGAGCAGGTGGGGTGTTTGGATGCCAAACAGCTACAGTGGTTAGAAGAAATGCTGGCGGCATCTGGTGATGAATTAATTCTGGTGATGGTGCATCATAATGTGGTCGAGCATTTGCCCAATCAATCGAACCATCCACTGGCAAATCGATATATGCTGGCCAACTCACAAGAACTGTTGCAGTTGCTGAGGCGCTACGGAGTCAAGCTAGTGTTTACTGGGCATTTGCACGTTCAGGATATTGCTTACTCCCAAGGAGTATATGATATTACCACTGGCTCTTTAGTTAGCTATCCTCACCCTTATCGGGTGCTAGAGTTTCATCGGGATAACCAAGGTAAAGAATGGTTAGAAATTTTATCCCATCGGGTAGAGTCAGTGCCAGAGTTCCCCGACTTGCAACAGTCATCACGGCAATGGATGGGCGATCGCTCTTTCCCCTTCCTAATCAAATTATTGACTCACTCTCCATTAAACTTACCGTTATCACAGGCAAAAAAATTAGCTCCTAGTTTGCGCGACTTCTGGGCAACTATTGCCGATGGAGATGCGGTGTTAGATTACCCTCATTTTCCCCTAGAAGTGCGGCGCTACATTGAGACATATAGCGCATCACAGCCAAACCCAGGCATGACCATTACTGGAAATTTGACTATGATTGATAATAACACTACACTTTTGCTGAATAAGAGTTAG